Proteins encoded by one window of Collimonas fungivorans:
- a CDS encoding DNA-deoxyinosine glycosylase, whose protein sequence is MTRKRSFPPVVDEQVRLLILGSLPGNVSLAHSQYYAHPQNRFWKLLAEVAGVDLPALPYADRLQALLARHIGLWDVVAEAQRDGSLDSNIRDHVHNDLPTLAASLPQLTTIAFNGGTAARLGLKALGPRAADYRIILLPSSSPAYTRPYAEKLDAWLALRDCLA, encoded by the coding sequence ATGACCCGCAAGCGCAGCTTTCCGCCGGTAGTCGATGAGCAGGTCCGCCTGTTGATACTGGGCAGCCTGCCGGGCAACGTATCGCTGGCGCACAGCCAGTATTATGCCCATCCGCAAAACCGCTTCTGGAAACTGCTGGCGGAAGTGGCCGGCGTCGACCTGCCGGCGCTGCCCTATGCCGACCGCTTGCAAGCCCTGCTGGCCAGGCACATAGGCTTGTGGGATGTGGTCGCCGAAGCGCAGCGCGACGGCAGCCTGGACAGTAATATCCGCGACCACGTGCATAACGACCTGCCCACCCTTGCCGCGTCGCTGCCGCAACTAACGACGATCGCCTTCAACGGCGGCACCGCCGCCAGGCTAGGACTCAAGGCGCTGGGGCCGCGGGCCGCGGACTACCGCATAATCCTGCTCCCCTCCAGCAGTCCGGCCTATACCCGGCCGTATGCGGAAAAACTGGACGCCTGGCTGGCGCTGCGGGACTGCCTGGCCTGA
- a CDS encoding AMP-dependent synthetase/ligase has translation MVETTRRPGVQTFPDLLLKHAQERPQQPAFREKDLGIWQATSWADVAGEVRAFACGLAALGFRRGMSLAIVGNNCPRLYWAMSAAQCLGGMPVPLYQDAPAADMAYVLDDAEIDFVVVEDQEQVDKVFEIKQALLRISRIIVDDERGLRNYHQPELSSFAKVAEIGRAYDLAHPGFFMNEVDAGRADDIAIILYTSGTTGKPKGVCHSHAAMIATARTLVEFDRLDQDDDLLCYLPLAWVGDFLYSFAQAHVAGFCLNCPESPHTVMTDLREIGPTYYFAPPRIYENILTQVMIRIEDAGWIKRKLFHGFMGIARRVGIRILDKKPDVSLADRLLYGVGNLLIYGPLKNVLGMSRIRVAYTGGEAIGPDLFDFYRSLGINLKQLYGMTETCVTVCMQPSGDVKLDTVGRPMKGVEVHIDAKGEVLVRSPGLMKSYFKRPDATAEAIDADGYFHTGDAGFFDSDGHLKIIDRAKDVGKMAGGTLFAPKYIENKLKFFPFVKEAVVFGNQRQQCTAFINIDMDAVGNWAERRNLAYSSYADLAAQQAVYALIAGCVEKVNADLVQDPLLAASQIHRFLILHKELDADDDELTRTRKVRRDFIASKYALLIDALYGGKRSQYIETQVKFEDGRQGMIAADLQIADARTFNSFDKAA, from the coding sequence ATGGTGGAGACAACACGACGTCCAGGAGTGCAGACATTTCCAGACCTGCTCCTGAAACATGCGCAGGAACGCCCGCAGCAGCCGGCGTTCCGGGAAAAAGACCTTGGCATCTGGCAGGCGACCAGCTGGGCCGACGTGGCCGGCGAAGTGCGGGCTTTTGCCTGCGGCCTGGCGGCGCTTGGTTTCCGGCGCGGCATGAGCCTGGCGATTGTCGGCAATAACTGCCCGCGGCTGTATTGGGCGATGTCGGCTGCGCAGTGCCTGGGCGGCATGCCGGTGCCGCTCTACCAGGACGCCCCTGCAGCCGACATGGCTTATGTGCTGGACGACGCCGAAATCGATTTTGTGGTGGTGGAAGACCAGGAGCAGGTCGACAAGGTGTTCGAGATCAAGCAGGCGCTGTTGCGCATCAGCCGCATCATCGTCGATGACGAACGCGGCCTGCGCAATTACCACCAGCCCGAATTGTCTTCCTTTGCCAAGGTGGCGGAGATAGGGCGCGCCTACGACCTGGCGCATCCCGGTTTTTTCATGAACGAAGTCGATGCCGGGCGAGCCGACGACATCGCCATCATCCTGTATACCTCCGGCACCACCGGCAAACCGAAAGGCGTCTGCCATTCGCATGCAGCGATGATCGCCACCGCGCGGACGCTAGTCGAGTTCGACCGGCTGGACCAGGACGACGACCTGCTGTGTTACCTGCCGCTGGCCTGGGTCGGCGATTTCCTGTATTCGTTTGCGCAGGCGCATGTCGCCGGCTTCTGCCTGAACTGCCCGGAATCGCCGCATACCGTGATGACCGACCTGCGCGAGATCGGGCCGACCTATTATTTCGCGCCGCCACGCATCTACGAAAACATCCTGACGCAGGTGATGATCAGGATCGAAGACGCCGGCTGGATCAAGCGCAAGCTGTTCCATGGGTTCATGGGCATCGCCCGGCGTGTCGGCATACGCATACTCGACAAGAAACCGGACGTATCGCTGGCCGACCGTCTCCTGTACGGAGTCGGCAACCTGCTGATCTATGGTCCGCTGAAGAACGTGCTAGGCATGTCGCGGATTCGTGTCGCCTATACCGGCGGCGAAGCGATCGGCCCCGACCTGTTCGACTTCTACCGCTCGCTGGGGATCAACCTGAAGCAGCTGTATGGCATGACGGAAACCTGCGTCACCGTCTGCATGCAGCCTTCCGGCGACGTCAAGCTGGACACGGTAGGGCGGCCGATGAAGGGAGTGGAGGTGCATATCGACGCCAAGGGCGAGGTGCTGGTGCGCTCGCCCGGCTTGATGAAATCCTATTTCAAGCGGCCTGACGCCACCGCGGAGGCGATCGACGCTGACGGCTATTTCCACACCGGCGACGCCGGTTTTTTCGATAGCGACGGCCACCTGAAAATCATCGACCGCGCCAAGGATGTGGGCAAGATGGCCGGCGGCACCCTGTTTGCGCCGAAGTACATAGAAAACAAGCTGAAATTCTTCCCCTTCGTCAAGGAAGCGGTGGTGTTCGGTAACCAGCGCCAGCAATGCACTGCCTTCATCAATATCGACATGGATGCGGTCGGCAACTGGGCTGAACGCCGCAACCTGGCCTACAGCAGCTATGCCGACCTCGCCGCGCAGCAGGCGGTGTACGCGCTGATCGCCGGCTGCGTGGAAAAGGTCAACGCCGACCTGGTGCAAGATCCTTTGCTGGCGGCATCGCAGATCCACCGTTTCCTGATCCTGCACAAGGAGCTGGATGCCGATGACGACGAGCTGACGCGCACCCGCAAGGTGCGGCGCGATTTCATCGCAAGCAAGTACGCTTTGCTGATCGACGCCCTGTATGGCGGCAAGCGGTCGCAGTACATAGAAACCCAGGTCAAGTTCGAAGACGGCCGGCAGGGAATGATCGCTGCCGACCTGCAGATCGCCGACGCCAGGACTTTTAACTCTTTCGATAAAGCGGCTTGA
- a CDS encoding Crp/Fnr family transcriptional regulator — protein MLAKTMWARSLTDAQLARVEAEMFSRKIAGGAFVCHKGDPVTHWIGVHEGLLKMSSVSPEGKTVSFAGMANGGWLGEGSLLKSEPRKYDVVALRDSELLYMPKATYLWLLDNSIQFNRFLVTQLNERLALFISLVEYDRMLEPDARVARCLAALFNPYLNPGIGRELQISQEEVGNLSGASRQRANQALQVLEKAGLLKVDYGSITILDLDGLRQFHS, from the coding sequence ATGCTGGCCAAGACCATGTGGGCGCGTTCGCTTACCGATGCGCAACTGGCGCGGGTGGAAGCCGAGATGTTCAGCCGCAAGATTGCCGGCGGCGCCTTTGTCTGCCACAAAGGCGATCCGGTCACCCACTGGATAGGCGTCCACGAGGGATTGCTGAAGATGAGCAGCGTTTCCCCCGAAGGTAAAACGGTGTCCTTTGCCGGCATGGCGAATGGCGGCTGGCTGGGCGAAGGCTCTTTGCTCAAGAGCGAGCCGCGCAAATACGATGTGGTGGCGCTGCGCGACAGCGAACTGCTGTACATGCCGAAAGCCACTTACCTATGGCTGCTCGACAACAGCATCCAGTTCAACCGCTTCCTGGTCACCCAGCTCAACGAACGGCTGGCGCTGTTCATCTCGCTGGTGGAGTATGACCGCATGCTGGAGCCGGACGCGCGCGTGGCGCGCTGCCTGGCGGCGCTGTTCAATCCCTACCTGAATCCCGGCATAGGCCGCGAACTGCAGATTTCCCAGGAAGAAGTCGGCAATCTTTCCGGCGCCTCGCGCCAGCGCGCCAACCAGGCGCTGCAGGTGCTGGAAAAAGCCGGGCTGCTGAAAGTCGATTACGGCAGCATCACCATCCTCGACCTGGACGGCCTGCGCCAGTTCCATTCCTGA
- a CDS encoding branched-chain amino acid ABC transporter permease has protein sequence MQFFLEVTLSGLLSGLMYSLVALGFVLIYKASGVFNFAQGAMVYFAALAVVGLMDKGWPMWAAIIGAFAVMVVVAVATERLVLRKLVNQPPITLFMATIGLAFFLEGLGPMLFGSEVRAINLGIVDEPIASIMDSFGIGISKFDLFASGMVIGLVLLLALFFQKTKVGRALRAVADDHQAALSLGIPLRHIWVIVWGVAGFVALVAGLLWGSRNGVQFALTMTALKALPVLILGGFTSIPGAIAGGLIIGVSEKLAEIYIPPVMQDMFGGNFGGIEGWFPYVFALLFLLVRPEGLFGERHIDRV, from the coding sequence ATGCAATTTTTCCTTGAAGTGACATTGAGCGGCTTGCTTTCGGGCCTGATGTATTCGCTGGTGGCGCTGGGCTTCGTGCTGATCTACAAGGCTTCCGGCGTATTCAATTTCGCCCAGGGCGCCATGGTCTATTTTGCGGCGCTGGCGGTGGTCGGCCTGATGGACAAGGGCTGGCCGATGTGGGCGGCGATCATCGGCGCCTTTGCGGTAATGGTGGTGGTGGCGGTAGCGACCGAGCGCCTGGTGCTGCGCAAGCTGGTCAACCAGCCGCCGATCACCTTGTTCATGGCTACCATAGGGCTGGCTTTTTTCCTGGAAGGACTGGGGCCGATGCTGTTCGGCAGCGAAGTGCGGGCGATCAACCTCGGCATCGTCGACGAGCCTATCGCCTCGATCATGGACAGCTTCGGCATAGGCATCTCCAAATTCGACCTGTTTGCTTCGGGCATGGTGATCGGGCTGGTGCTGCTGCTGGCGCTGTTCTTCCAGAAAACAAAGGTTGGGCGGGCCTTGCGGGCTGTGGCGGACGACCACCAGGCGGCGCTGTCGCTGGGCATTCCTTTGCGCCATATCTGGGTCATTGTCTGGGGCGTGGCCGGTTTTGTGGCGCTGGTTGCCGGTTTGCTGTGGGGCTCGCGCAACGGCGTCCAGTTTGCGTTGACGATGACGGCCTTGAAGGCTTTGCCGGTATTGATACTCGGCGGTTTTACCTCGATCCCTGGAGCGATTGCCGGTGGCCTGATTATCGGCGTCTCCGAAAAACTGGCCGAGATCTATATACCGCCGGTCATGCAAGACATGTTCGGCGGTAATTTCGGCGGCATAGAAGGATGGTTCCCGTATGTGTTTGCGCTGCTGTTCCTGCTGGTGCGGCCGGAGGGGCTGTTCGGCGAACGGCATATTGATCGTGTGTGA
- a CDS encoding spermidine synthase, translated as MLIKRKSIEADANRMDGPRKRPEVAKKDTPKPPRKPKFAPVTLSEQDGVRFLHFGTEWVQGAMRLRKPDWPELEYAQQMMAWMLFNPEPQHIVQLGLGTAALTKFSYRQFPAARVTAVELNPSVLAICSSMFKLPPDDERLSVLEMDAMDFVMDPLNHGSIDALQVDLYDATARGPVLDTPEFYSACAACLKDDGIMTVNLFGDHPSYAKNLKAMMFAFDDVWCLPEVHEGNVIAIAFKKAPPVDFSALYDRAAEITAATKLPAKSWVNGLKTWHSPQ; from the coding sequence ATGCTGATCAAACGCAAATCCATAGAAGCCGACGCCAACCGCATGGACGGCCCGCGCAAACGCCCTGAAGTTGCAAAAAAAGACACGCCAAAACCGCCGCGCAAACCCAAGTTTGCTCCGGTGACGCTGTCCGAACAGGACGGCGTGCGTTTCCTGCATTTCGGCACCGAGTGGGTGCAAGGCGCCATGCGGCTGCGCAAGCCGGACTGGCCGGAACTCGAATACGCGCAGCAGATGATGGCCTGGATGCTGTTCAACCCGGAACCGCAGCATATCGTGCAGCTGGGCCTGGGCACCGCGGCGCTGACCAAGTTCAGCTACCGCCAGTTTCCCGCCGCGCGCGTCACCGCGGTTGAACTGAACCCCTCGGTGCTGGCGATTTGCTCCTCCATGTTCAAGCTGCCGCCCGACGACGAGCGGCTGTCGGTGCTCGAGATGGACGCCATGGATTTTGTCATGGATCCGCTCAACCACGGCAGCATCGACGCCCTGCAGGTCGACCTGTACGACGCCACCGCGCGCGGTCCGGTGCTCGACACGCCCGAGTTCTACAGCGCATGCGCCGCCTGCCTGAAAGACGACGGTATCATGACGGTCAACCTGTTCGGCGACCATCCCAGCTATGCCAAGAACCTGAAAGCCATGATGTTTGCCTTCGACGACGTCTGGTGCCTGCCGGAAGTCCACGAAGGCAATGTGATCGCTATCGCTTTCAAGAAGGCGCCGCCGGTCGATTTCAGCGCCCTTTATGACCGCGCCGCCGAAATCACCGCCGCCACCAAGCTGCCGGCCAAGTCCTGGGTCAACGGCCTGAAGACCTGGCATTCGCCGCAGTAA